The Lactuca sativa cultivar Salinas chromosome 2, Lsat_Salinas_v11, whole genome shotgun sequence genome includes a window with the following:
- the LOC111898566 gene encoding protein LEAD-SENSITIVE 1, with protein MGLLSNRLDRGSLKPGDHIYSWRTAYIYAHHGIYMGDNKVIHFTRRGQEVGTGTILDVLLVSSTPTRSHLPCATCTQSDDTNGVLSSCLDCFLAGGALYRFEYSATPALFLAKARGGTCTLAATDPPETVVHRANYLLTNGFRCYNVFKSNCEDFAIYCKTGKLVVEQGTIGRSGQTVSIIGGPLAAVLASPLRLVTTNVYGMAATAVGVYCASRYAADIGMRPDVVKVRVEDLTRRLTTGELRVVESGIPALAESRIPGLAESRIPALVGGNNGM; from the exons ATGGGGCTCCTCTCGAACAG ATTGGATAGGGGGAGTCTGAAACCAGGGGATCATATATATTCATGGCGTACTGCTTACATTTATGCTCATCATG GTATATATATGGGTGATAACAAAGTCATTCATTTCACTAGACGCGGTCAAGAAGTAGGAACCGGAACAATTCTAGACGTCCTCCTAGTCAGCTCAACCCCAACGCGGTCCCACCTCCCCTGCGCCACATGCACCCAATCCGACGACACCAACGGAGTCCTCTCCTCATGTCTCGACTGCTTCCTCGCCGGAGGCGCTCTCTACCGCTTCGAATACTCCGCCACGCCCGCCCTCTTCCTCGCCAAAGCCCGCGGCGGCACTTGCACTCTCGCCGCCACCGACCCACCGGAAACCGTCGTCCACCGCGCAAACTACCTCCTTACCAACGGCTTCCGTTGCTACAATGTTTTCAAGAGTAATTGTGAGGATTTTGCAATCTATTGTAAGACGGGGAAGCTTGTTGTTGAGCAAGGGACGATTGGGCGGAGCGGGCAAACGGTTTCCATCATCGGTGGGCCACTGGCGGCGGTTTTGGCGTCGCCGCTAAGGCTTGTGACCACGAATGTTTATGGGATGGCGGCGACTGCGGTTGGTGTGTACTGTGCGAGTCGGTATGCGGCGGATATTGGGATGAGGCCGGATGTGGTGAAGGTGCGAGTGGAGGATTTGACACGGAGGTTGACGACGGGTGAACTTAGGGTGGTGGAATCGGGGATTCCGGCTTTGGCGGAATCCAGGATTCCGGGGTTGGCGGAATCAAGGATTCCGGCTTTAGTGGGTGGTAATAATGGTATGTAG